A single Ptiloglossa arizonensis isolate GNS036 chromosome 2, iyPtiAriz1_principal, whole genome shotgun sequence DNA region contains:
- the C3g gene encoding C3G guanyl-nucleotide exchange factor isoform X6, producing the protein MRSPGSGSGGGGSGAATRAASPSSPRTPRDKSAPGCTDTATTLDKNPLRDLHIHVRQVQLALLHFRDVVSKKKLEMLPGNGTIVLDTVTTIHTVLKSYLLSENSSTLGSATNQVYQALAQLLKLCDDVLLHGDQSSALDTENVTYIIGLVEEAVKNLVALANEKIANRQKPATVAASNRTSGYGSELTPQRNSLPDIPLTPRERQILEQTAATTSLVRSSHSSESILRDSSPPPKPPLPERTNMCLSEENSSSGTPPPLPPKRRTRAQQLLDESEGLLASSLDRVSLRSRSPEDSSSLLSASAGSLDSALNHSRDEDEIRAIMGPNDESLNDSMDLSLMATIQGMQVNGTSNSSCWDGSETSIPSTMLLGQQTPQEMLNPFTGIEGKMERLSTQTQESGFVSMHSQRSSSQSYTASSVASKRSSQQSSISYNSQTFNSQQQSFSQTKLSSDNNGSIFTQKTMTSSKSTISTTNMSGSGDPALLEKLVNEIESISASDANGMPPALPEKRSKRRKERQPSQYDNVPENEHLSTCSLHTSNGDSPDASKPPPLPLKKRHMFQSVAYSVMAYMEMFGNCSHSNNDFISGLGTRHSVAAYNSMQAEWQQHEIALTTTQSCSFMAHTMTTLHDGSNTSITMTPPVAEVTNNSSLPPALPPKRSRSIKSNATPPPISPKPTISMQSIHTMDPIVTSTPVKAEESVCIHDKKDLTPSTPVKLNNVTLDTILPSSRPASNALSSISVDENTLELRDVDQDDSILDELDISKHLVFKKPDEEGPDIRGGHPDALLIHATKANKHDFLYQEAFLTTYRTFMQPLELIQKLHRRHQRFSCSADVVKQRAAREAFSLLVRVVSDLTMSDLDDTLLQTLMEFVQQLVCSGDLTMAKALRVKILEKHQAKQLQSTQPILSSLSVTTKQASLLDFKSEQIAEQMTLLDADLFMKIEIPEVLIWAQEQNEERSPNLTRFTEHFNKMSYWARSRILEHRLENEAKDREKYVVKFIKIMKHLRKINNFNSYLALLSALDSAPIRRLEWQKHITEGLKEYCALIDSSSSFRAYRQALAETQPPCIPYIGLVLQDLTFVHIGNSDLLPDGTINFSKRWQQFNIVENMKRFKKGTYSFKKHERIITFFNNFSDFLCEEAMWQISESIKPRGGKKAQSQN; encoded by the exons ATGCGTTCTCCTGGCAGCGGTAGCGGCGGCGGGGGCAGTGGGGCGGCTACACGGGCGGCCTCGCCCTCCTCGCCGCGGACACCGCGGGACAAAAGCGCGCCCGGCTGCACCGACACCGCAACCACCCTCGACAAGAATCCCCTCCGAGACTTGCACATACACGTGCGACAGGTGCAGCTGGCACTGCTCCACTTCAGGGACGTCGTGTCGAAGAAGAAGCTCGAGATGCTGCCAGGAAATGGCACCATCGTCCTCGACACCGTCACCACGATACACACTGTGCTGAAGTCCTATCTCCTTTCAGAGAACAG CTCCACTCTGGGATCAGCGACGAATCAAGTGTATCAGGCACTAGCACAATTGTTAAAGCTCTGCGACGATGTGTTGCTGCACGGCGACCAGTCATCTGCGTTGGATACCGAGAACGTGACGTACATCATAGGATTAGTCGAGGAAGCTGTGAAGAACCTGGTTGCCCTGGCGAACGAGAAAATCGCCAACAGACAGAAACCAGCAACCGTGGCAGCTAGTAATAG AACGTCGGGTTATGGGTCGGAATTGACGCCGCAAAGAAATTCCTTACCCGATATTCCGCTAACCCCGAGGGAAAGGCAGATTTTAGAGCAAACCGCTGCGACTACTAGTCTGGTCCGTAGTTCGCATAGTTCAGAGTCGATTTTAAGGGATTCTAGTCCACCCCCGAAACCACCACTCCCTGAGAG AACCAACATGTGTCTGTCGGAGGAGAACAGTTCATCCGGTACACCGCCGCCATTGCCACCGAAACGGAGAACGCGGGCTCAACAGTTGCTGGACGAGTCCGAGGGTCTTTTAGCGTCTAGTCTTGATAGGGTCTCCCTTCGTAGTCGATCACCAGAGGATTCGTCGTCACTTTTAAGCGCATCGGCTGGCAGTTTGGATTCGGCTCTGAATCATTCTCGCGACGAGGATGAGATACGAGCGATCATGGGACCAAACGACGAGTCTCTGAACGACAGTATGGATCTCAGCCTGATGGCTACTATTCAGG GCATGCAAGTTAATGGTACTTCAAACAGTAGTTGCTGGGACGGTTCCGAGACAAGTATACCGAGCACTATGTTGTTGGGTCAACAAACTCCCCAAGAAATGCTTAATCCATTTACCG GTATAGAAGGAAAAATGGAACGATTATCGACCCAAACGCAGGAGTCTGGTTTCGTATCCATGCATTCACAACGAAGTTCATCCCAAAGTTACACCGCTTCCAGTGTGGCGTCCAAAAGATCGTCTCAGCAGAGCAGCATTAGTTACAATTCCCAGACGTTCAATTCGCAACAACAATCGTTCTCTCAGACCAAGTTGTCTTCGGATAATAATGGATCTATATTCACCCAGAAGACAATGACTAGTTCCAAGAGTACTATTAGCACAACAAATATGTCTGGAAGCGGAGATCCTGCACTGTTGGAGAAGCTGGTAAAT GAAATTGAATCAATTTCTGCATCTGACGCAAATGGCATGCCACCGGCGTTACCcgaaaaacgttcgaaacgaagaaaagaacgtcAGCCATCACAGTACGACAATGTACCTGAGAACGAGCATTTATCAACCTGTAGTTTACACACCAGCAATGGCGATAGTCCAGATGCTAGTAAACCTCCTCCACTTCCTCTTAAAAAAAGACACA TGTTCCAATCAGTGGCATATTCTG TCATGGCATACATGGAGATGTTTGGGAACTGTTCCCATAGTAACAATGACTTCATCTCTGGTCTTGGGACGCGCCATTCAGTGGCAGCTTATAATTCAATGCAAGCAGAATGGCAACAACACGAGATAGCCCTTACCACAACACAATCATGTTCTTTCATGGCACATACTATGACTACATTGCACGATGGTTCAAA taCCTCCATAACTATGACACCACCGGTAGCTGAAGTAACAAACAATTCTAGTCTCCCTCCAGCATTGCCACCAAAGAGATCCCGTTCTATTAAATCAAATGCGACACCTCCACCAATTTCGCCAAAACCTACCATCAGcatgcaaagtatacacacaatGGATCCAATTGTGACATCAACTCCTGTGAAAGCAGAAGAATCTGTCTGTATTCATGATAAGAAGGATCTTACACCTTCAACTCCAGTAAAGTTG AATAACGTTACCTTAGATACAATATTACCGTCTTCAAGACCTGCGAGCAACGCTCTGTCATCGATATCCGTCGATGAAAATACTCTCGAATTAAGAGATGTTGATCAAGATGATAGCATTTTGGACGAACTAGATATCAGTAAGCATTTAGTCTTCAAAAAGCCCGACGAAGAAGGACCAGATATACGGGGAGGGCATCCAGATGCGTTGTTGATCCATGCAACCAAAGCTAATAAACACG ACTTTCTATATCAGGAAGCATTCTTAACAACGTATAGGACTTTTATGCAGCCACTTGAATTAATTCAAAAATTACATAGACGTCACCAACGATTTTCTTGCTCCGCTGACGTCGTTAAACAAAGGGCAGCGCGCGAAGCGTTTTCCTTATTAGTTAGAGTTGTTAGCGATTTAAC CATGTCCGATCTCGATGATACTCTCCTGCAAACCTTGATGGAATTCGTGCAACAGCTAGTATGTAGCGGCGACCTGACTATGGCGAAAGCGTTGCGtgttaaaattttggaaaaacacCAAGCGAAACAGTTACAATCGACACAACCCATTCTTTCTTCCCTGAGCGTAACAACGAAGCAAGCTTCTCTCCTTGACTTTAAAAGTGAACAAATAGCCGAACAAATGACATTGTTGGACGCGGATTTGTTCATGAAAATCGAGATACCGGAAGTGCTGATTTGGGCCCAGGAACAAAACGAGGAACGAAGTCCGAATCTGACTAGGTTCACAgaacattttaataaaatgtcgTATTGGGCTAGATCAAGGATATTAGAGCACAGACTAGAAAATGAAGCGAAGGACAGAGAGAAATACGtggttaaatttattaaaataatgaagcaccttagaaaaataaataattttaatagctATTTAGCCTTGCTTTCTGCACTGGATAGCGCGCCTATTAGAAGGCTCGAGTGGCAGAAGCATATTACAGAAGGCTTGAAAGAATATTGTGCTCTTATCGATAGTTCTAGCAGTTTTAGAGCTTACAGGCAAGCTCTAGCAGAAACGCAGCCGCCATGTATTCCATATAt CGGACTTGTGTTACAAGATCTTACATTCGTGCATATTGGAAACAGTGATCTATTACCGGATGGCACTATAAACTTTTCAAAGAGATGGCAACAGTTCAACATCGTTGAGAATATGAAGAGGTTTAAGAAAGG GACGTACTCGTTCAAGAAGCACGAACGTATAATTACGTTCTTCAACAATTTCAGCGATTTCCTCTGTGAGGAGGCGATGTGGCAAATTTCAGAGAGCATCAAACCACGTGGTGGTAAAAAAGCACAGTCGCAAAACTAG
- the C3g gene encoding C3G guanyl-nucleotide exchange factor isoform X2, with product MPQYDDSFLDSPIFRRRTRSYAVQKEFVPKSKSFITATPLLLAVTNHARTLSGSISTCSLKEVEERSGGKARGGKLARRARSFKEDFLEKLSHMRSPGSGSGGGGSGAATRAASPSSPRTPRDKSAPGCTDTATTLDKNPLRDLHIHVRQVQLALLHFRDVVSKKKLEMLPGNGTIVLDTVTTIHTVLKSYLLSENSSTLGSATNQVYQALAQLLKLCDDVLLHGDQSSALDTENVTYIIGLVEEAVKNLVALANEKIANRQKPATVAASNRTSGYGSELTPQRNSLPDIPLTPRERQILEQTAATTSLVRSSHSSESILRDSSPPPKPPLPERTNMCLSEENSSSGTPPPLPPKRRTRAQQLLDESEGLLASSLDRVSLRSRSPEDSSSLLSASAGSLDSALNHSRDEDEIRAIMGPNDESLNDSMDLSLMATIQGMQVNGTSNSSCWDGSETSIPSTMLLGQQTPQEMLNPFTGIEGKMERLSTQTQESGFVSMHSQRSSSQSYTASSVASKRSSQQSSISYNSQTFNSQQQSFSQTKLSSDNNGSIFTQKTMTSSKSTISTTNMSGSGDPALLEKLEIESISASDANGMPPALPEKRSKRRKERQPSQYDNVPENEHLSTCSLHTSNGDSPDASKPPPLPLKKRHMFQSVAYSVMAYMEMFGNCSHSNNDFISGLGTRHSVAAYNSMQAEWQQHEIALTTTQSCSFMAHTMTTLHDGSNTSITMTPPVAEVTNNSSLPPALPPKRSRSIKSNATPPPISPKPTISMQSIHTMDPIVTSTPVKAEESVCIHDKKDLTPSTPVKLNNVTLDTILPSSRPASNALSSISVDENTLELRDVDQDDSILDELDISKHLVFKKPDEEGPDIRGGHPDALLIHATKANKHDFLYQEAFLTTYRTFMQPLELIQKLHRRHQRFSCSADVVKQRAAREAFSLLVRVVSDLTMSDLDDTLLQTLMEFVQQLVCSGDLTMAKALRVKILEKHQAKQLQSTQPILSSLSVTTKQASLLDFKSEQIAEQMTLLDADLFMKIEIPEVLIWAQEQNEERSPNLTRFTEHFNKMSYWARSRILEHRLENEAKDREKYVVKFIKIMKHLRKINNFNSYLALLSALDSAPIRRLEWQKHITEGLKEYCALIDSSSSFRAYRQALAETQPPCIPYIGLVLQDLTFVHIGNSDLLPDGTINFSKRWQQFNIVENMKRFKKGTYSFKKHERIITFFNNFSDFLCEEAMWQISESIKPRGGKKAQSQN from the exons AAGTCGAGGAGCGGTCCGGCGGGAAGGCGCGCGGCGGTAAACTAGCGCGTCGTGCGCGCTCCTTCAAGGAGGACTTCCTGGAGAAGCTCTCCCACATGCGTTCTCCTGGCAGCGGTAGCGGCGGCGGGGGCAGTGGGGCGGCTACACGGGCGGCCTCGCCCTCCTCGCCGCGGACACCGCGGGACAAAAGCGCGCCCGGCTGCACCGACACCGCAACCACCCTCGACAAGAATCCCCTCCGAGACTTGCACATACACGTGCGACAGGTGCAGCTGGCACTGCTCCACTTCAGGGACGTCGTGTCGAAGAAGAAGCTCGAGATGCTGCCAGGAAATGGCACCATCGTCCTCGACACCGTCACCACGATACACACTGTGCTGAAGTCCTATCTCCTTTCAGAGAACAG CTCCACTCTGGGATCAGCGACGAATCAAGTGTATCAGGCACTAGCACAATTGTTAAAGCTCTGCGACGATGTGTTGCTGCACGGCGACCAGTCATCTGCGTTGGATACCGAGAACGTGACGTACATCATAGGATTAGTCGAGGAAGCTGTGAAGAACCTGGTTGCCCTGGCGAACGAGAAAATCGCCAACAGACAGAAACCAGCAACCGTGGCAGCTAGTAATAG AACGTCGGGTTATGGGTCGGAATTGACGCCGCAAAGAAATTCCTTACCCGATATTCCGCTAACCCCGAGGGAAAGGCAGATTTTAGAGCAAACCGCTGCGACTACTAGTCTGGTCCGTAGTTCGCATAGTTCAGAGTCGATTTTAAGGGATTCTAGTCCACCCCCGAAACCACCACTCCCTGAGAG AACCAACATGTGTCTGTCGGAGGAGAACAGTTCATCCGGTACACCGCCGCCATTGCCACCGAAACGGAGAACGCGGGCTCAACAGTTGCTGGACGAGTCCGAGGGTCTTTTAGCGTCTAGTCTTGATAGGGTCTCCCTTCGTAGTCGATCACCAGAGGATTCGTCGTCACTTTTAAGCGCATCGGCTGGCAGTTTGGATTCGGCTCTGAATCATTCTCGCGACGAGGATGAGATACGAGCGATCATGGGACCAAACGACGAGTCTCTGAACGACAGTATGGATCTCAGCCTGATGGCTACTATTCAGG GCATGCAAGTTAATGGTACTTCAAACAGTAGTTGCTGGGACGGTTCCGAGACAAGTATACCGAGCACTATGTTGTTGGGTCAACAAACTCCCCAAGAAATGCTTAATCCATTTACCG GTATAGAAGGAAAAATGGAACGATTATCGACCCAAACGCAGGAGTCTGGTTTCGTATCCATGCATTCACAACGAAGTTCATCCCAAAGTTACACCGCTTCCAGTGTGGCGTCCAAAAGATCGTCTCAGCAGAGCAGCATTAGTTACAATTCCCAGACGTTCAATTCGCAACAACAATCGTTCTCTCAGACCAAGTTGTCTTCGGATAATAATGGATCTATATTCACCCAGAAGACAATGACTAGTTCCAAGAGTACTATTAGCACAACAAATATGTCTGGAAGCGGAGATCCTGCACTGTTGGAGAAGCTG GAAATTGAATCAATTTCTGCATCTGACGCAAATGGCATGCCACCGGCGTTACCcgaaaaacgttcgaaacgaagaaaagaacgtcAGCCATCACAGTACGACAATGTACCTGAGAACGAGCATTTATCAACCTGTAGTTTACACACCAGCAATGGCGATAGTCCAGATGCTAGTAAACCTCCTCCACTTCCTCTTAAAAAAAGACACA TGTTCCAATCAGTGGCATATTCTG TCATGGCATACATGGAGATGTTTGGGAACTGTTCCCATAGTAACAATGACTTCATCTCTGGTCTTGGGACGCGCCATTCAGTGGCAGCTTATAATTCAATGCAAGCAGAATGGCAACAACACGAGATAGCCCTTACCACAACACAATCATGTTCTTTCATGGCACATACTATGACTACATTGCACGATGGTTCAAA taCCTCCATAACTATGACACCACCGGTAGCTGAAGTAACAAACAATTCTAGTCTCCCTCCAGCATTGCCACCAAAGAGATCCCGTTCTATTAAATCAAATGCGACACCTCCACCAATTTCGCCAAAACCTACCATCAGcatgcaaagtatacacacaatGGATCCAATTGTGACATCAACTCCTGTGAAAGCAGAAGAATCTGTCTGTATTCATGATAAGAAGGATCTTACACCTTCAACTCCAGTAAAGTTG AATAACGTTACCTTAGATACAATATTACCGTCTTCAAGACCTGCGAGCAACGCTCTGTCATCGATATCCGTCGATGAAAATACTCTCGAATTAAGAGATGTTGATCAAGATGATAGCATTTTGGACGAACTAGATATCAGTAAGCATTTAGTCTTCAAAAAGCCCGACGAAGAAGGACCAGATATACGGGGAGGGCATCCAGATGCGTTGTTGATCCATGCAACCAAAGCTAATAAACACG ACTTTCTATATCAGGAAGCATTCTTAACAACGTATAGGACTTTTATGCAGCCACTTGAATTAATTCAAAAATTACATAGACGTCACCAACGATTTTCTTGCTCCGCTGACGTCGTTAAACAAAGGGCAGCGCGCGAAGCGTTTTCCTTATTAGTTAGAGTTGTTAGCGATTTAAC CATGTCCGATCTCGATGATACTCTCCTGCAAACCTTGATGGAATTCGTGCAACAGCTAGTATGTAGCGGCGACCTGACTATGGCGAAAGCGTTGCGtgttaaaattttggaaaaacacCAAGCGAAACAGTTACAATCGACACAACCCATTCTTTCTTCCCTGAGCGTAACAACGAAGCAAGCTTCTCTCCTTGACTTTAAAAGTGAACAAATAGCCGAACAAATGACATTGTTGGACGCGGATTTGTTCATGAAAATCGAGATACCGGAAGTGCTGATTTGGGCCCAGGAACAAAACGAGGAACGAAGTCCGAATCTGACTAGGTTCACAgaacattttaataaaatgtcgTATTGGGCTAGATCAAGGATATTAGAGCACAGACTAGAAAATGAAGCGAAGGACAGAGAGAAATACGtggttaaatttattaaaataatgaagcaccttagaaaaataaataattttaatagctATTTAGCCTTGCTTTCTGCACTGGATAGCGCGCCTATTAGAAGGCTCGAGTGGCAGAAGCATATTACAGAAGGCTTGAAAGAATATTGTGCTCTTATCGATAGTTCTAGCAGTTTTAGAGCTTACAGGCAAGCTCTAGCAGAAACGCAGCCGCCATGTATTCCATATAt CGGACTTGTGTTACAAGATCTTACATTCGTGCATATTGGAAACAGTGATCTATTACCGGATGGCACTATAAACTTTTCAAAGAGATGGCAACAGTTCAACATCGTTGAGAATATGAAGAGGTTTAAGAAAGG GACGTACTCGTTCAAGAAGCACGAACGTATAATTACGTTCTTCAACAATTTCAGCGATTTCCTCTGTGAGGAGGCGATGTGGCAAATTTCAGAGAGCATCAAACCACGTGGTGGTAAAAAAGCACAGTCGCAAAACTAG
- the C3g gene encoding C3G guanyl-nucleotide exchange factor isoform X3, producing MPQYDDSFLDSPIFRRRTRSYAVQKEFVPKSKSFITATPLLLAVTNHARTLSGSISTCSLKEVEERSGGKARGGKLARRARSFKEDFLEKLSHMRSPGSGSGGGGSGAATRAASPSSPRTPRDKSAPGCTDTATTLDKNPLRDLHIHVRQVQLALLHFRDVVSKKKLEMLPGNGTIVLDTVTTIHTVLKSYLLSENSSTLGSATNQVYQALAQLLKLCDDVLLHGDQSSALDTENVTYIIGLVEEAVKNLVALANEKIANRQKPATVAASNRTSGYGSELTPQRNSLPDIPLTPRERQILEQTAATTSLVRSSHSSESILRDSSPPPKPPLPERTNMCLSEENSSSGTPPPLPPKRRTRAQQLLDESEGLLASSLDRVSLRSRSPEDSSSLLSASAGSLDSALNHSRDEDEIRAIMGPNDESLNDSMDLSLMATIQGMQVNGTSNSSCWDGSETSIPSTMLLGQQTPQEMLNPFTGIEGKMERLSTQTQESGFVSMHSQRSSSQSYTASSVASKRSSQQSSISYNSQTFNSQQQSFSQTKLSSDNNGSIFTQKTMTSSKSTISTTNMSGSGDPALLEKLVNEIESISASDANGMPPALPEKRSKRRKERQPSQYDNVPENEHLSTCSLHTSNGDSPDASKPPPLPLKKRHIMAYMEMFGNCSHSNNDFISGLGTRHSVAAYNSMQAEWQQHEIALTTTQSCSFMAHTMTTLHDGSNTSITMTPPVAEVTNNSSLPPALPPKRSRSIKSNATPPPISPKPTISMQSIHTMDPIVTSTPVKAEESVCIHDKKDLTPSTPVKLNNVTLDTILPSSRPASNALSSISVDENTLELRDVDQDDSILDELDISKHLVFKKPDEEGPDIRGGHPDALLIHATKANKHDFLYQEAFLTTYRTFMQPLELIQKLHRRHQRFSCSADVVKQRAAREAFSLLVRVVSDLTMSDLDDTLLQTLMEFVQQLVCSGDLTMAKALRVKILEKHQAKQLQSTQPILSSLSVTTKQASLLDFKSEQIAEQMTLLDADLFMKIEIPEVLIWAQEQNEERSPNLTRFTEHFNKMSYWARSRILEHRLENEAKDREKYVVKFIKIMKHLRKINNFNSYLALLSALDSAPIRRLEWQKHITEGLKEYCALIDSSSSFRAYRQALAETQPPCIPYIGLVLQDLTFVHIGNSDLLPDGTINFSKRWQQFNIVENMKRFKKGTYSFKKHERIITFFNNFSDFLCEEAMWQISESIKPRGGKKAQSQN from the exons AAGTCGAGGAGCGGTCCGGCGGGAAGGCGCGCGGCGGTAAACTAGCGCGTCGTGCGCGCTCCTTCAAGGAGGACTTCCTGGAGAAGCTCTCCCACATGCGTTCTCCTGGCAGCGGTAGCGGCGGCGGGGGCAGTGGGGCGGCTACACGGGCGGCCTCGCCCTCCTCGCCGCGGACACCGCGGGACAAAAGCGCGCCCGGCTGCACCGACACCGCAACCACCCTCGACAAGAATCCCCTCCGAGACTTGCACATACACGTGCGACAGGTGCAGCTGGCACTGCTCCACTTCAGGGACGTCGTGTCGAAGAAGAAGCTCGAGATGCTGCCAGGAAATGGCACCATCGTCCTCGACACCGTCACCACGATACACACTGTGCTGAAGTCCTATCTCCTTTCAGAGAACAG CTCCACTCTGGGATCAGCGACGAATCAAGTGTATCAGGCACTAGCACAATTGTTAAAGCTCTGCGACGATGTGTTGCTGCACGGCGACCAGTCATCTGCGTTGGATACCGAGAACGTGACGTACATCATAGGATTAGTCGAGGAAGCTGTGAAGAACCTGGTTGCCCTGGCGAACGAGAAAATCGCCAACAGACAGAAACCAGCAACCGTGGCAGCTAGTAATAG AACGTCGGGTTATGGGTCGGAATTGACGCCGCAAAGAAATTCCTTACCCGATATTCCGCTAACCCCGAGGGAAAGGCAGATTTTAGAGCAAACCGCTGCGACTACTAGTCTGGTCCGTAGTTCGCATAGTTCAGAGTCGATTTTAAGGGATTCTAGTCCACCCCCGAAACCACCACTCCCTGAGAG AACCAACATGTGTCTGTCGGAGGAGAACAGTTCATCCGGTACACCGCCGCCATTGCCACCGAAACGGAGAACGCGGGCTCAACAGTTGCTGGACGAGTCCGAGGGTCTTTTAGCGTCTAGTCTTGATAGGGTCTCCCTTCGTAGTCGATCACCAGAGGATTCGTCGTCACTTTTAAGCGCATCGGCTGGCAGTTTGGATTCGGCTCTGAATCATTCTCGCGACGAGGATGAGATACGAGCGATCATGGGACCAAACGACGAGTCTCTGAACGACAGTATGGATCTCAGCCTGATGGCTACTATTCAGG GCATGCAAGTTAATGGTACTTCAAACAGTAGTTGCTGGGACGGTTCCGAGACAAGTATACCGAGCACTATGTTGTTGGGTCAACAAACTCCCCAAGAAATGCTTAATCCATTTACCG GTATAGAAGGAAAAATGGAACGATTATCGACCCAAACGCAGGAGTCTGGTTTCGTATCCATGCATTCACAACGAAGTTCATCCCAAAGTTACACCGCTTCCAGTGTGGCGTCCAAAAGATCGTCTCAGCAGAGCAGCATTAGTTACAATTCCCAGACGTTCAATTCGCAACAACAATCGTTCTCTCAGACCAAGTTGTCTTCGGATAATAATGGATCTATATTCACCCAGAAGACAATGACTAGTTCCAAGAGTACTATTAGCACAACAAATATGTCTGGAAGCGGAGATCCTGCACTGTTGGAGAAGCTGGTAAAT GAAATTGAATCAATTTCTGCATCTGACGCAAATGGCATGCCACCGGCGTTACCcgaaaaacgttcgaaacgaagaaaagaacgtcAGCCATCACAGTACGACAATGTACCTGAGAACGAGCATTTATCAACCTGTAGTTTACACACCAGCAATGGCGATAGTCCAGATGCTAGTAAACCTCCTCCACTTCCTCTTAAAAAAAGACACA TCATGGCATACATGGAGATGTTTGGGAACTGTTCCCATAGTAACAATGACTTCATCTCTGGTCTTGGGACGCGCCATTCAGTGGCAGCTTATAATTCAATGCAAGCAGAATGGCAACAACACGAGATAGCCCTTACCACAACACAATCATGTTCTTTCATGGCACATACTATGACTACATTGCACGATGGTTCAAA taCCTCCATAACTATGACACCACCGGTAGCTGAAGTAACAAACAATTCTAGTCTCCCTCCAGCATTGCCACCAAAGAGATCCCGTTCTATTAAATCAAATGCGACACCTCCACCAATTTCGCCAAAACCTACCATCAGcatgcaaagtatacacacaatGGATCCAATTGTGACATCAACTCCTGTGAAAGCAGAAGAATCTGTCTGTATTCATGATAAGAAGGATCTTACACCTTCAACTCCAGTAAAGTTG AATAACGTTACCTTAGATACAATATTACCGTCTTCAAGACCTGCGAGCAACGCTCTGTCATCGATATCCGTCGATGAAAATACTCTCGAATTAAGAGATGTTGATCAAGATGATAGCATTTTGGACGAACTAGATATCAGTAAGCATTTAGTCTTCAAAAAGCCCGACGAAGAAGGACCAGATATACGGGGAGGGCATCCAGATGCGTTGTTGATCCATGCAACCAAAGCTAATAAACACG ACTTTCTATATCAGGAAGCATTCTTAACAACGTATAGGACTTTTATGCAGCCACTTGAATTAATTCAAAAATTACATAGACGTCACCAACGATTTTCTTGCTCCGCTGACGTCGTTAAACAAAGGGCAGCGCGCGAAGCGTTTTCCTTATTAGTTAGAGTTGTTAGCGATTTAAC CATGTCCGATCTCGATGATACTCTCCTGCAAACCTTGATGGAATTCGTGCAACAGCTAGTATGTAGCGGCGACCTGACTATGGCGAAAGCGTTGCGtgttaaaattttggaaaaacacCAAGCGAAACAGTTACAATCGACACAACCCATTCTTTCTTCCCTGAGCGTAACAACGAAGCAAGCTTCTCTCCTTGACTTTAAAAGTGAACAAATAGCCGAACAAATGACATTGTTGGACGCGGATTTGTTCATGAAAATCGAGATACCGGAAGTGCTGATTTGGGCCCAGGAACAAAACGAGGAACGAAGTCCGAATCTGACTAGGTTCACAgaacattttaataaaatgtcgTATTGGGCTAGATCAAGGATATTAGAGCACAGACTAGAAAATGAAGCGAAGGACAGAGAGAAATACGtggttaaatttattaaaataatgaagcaccttagaaaaataaataattttaatagctATTTAGCCTTGCTTTCTGCACTGGATAGCGCGCCTATTAGAAGGCTCGAGTGGCAGAAGCATATTACAGAAGGCTTGAAAGAATATTGTGCTCTTATCGATAGTTCTAGCAGTTTTAGAGCTTACAGGCAAGCTCTAGCAGAAACGCAGCCGCCATGTATTCCATATAt CGGACTTGTGTTACAAGATCTTACATTCGTGCATATTGGAAACAGTGATCTATTACCGGATGGCACTATAAACTTTTCAAAGAGATGGCAACAGTTCAACATCGTTGAGAATATGAAGAGGTTTAAGAAAGG GACGTACTCGTTCAAGAAGCACGAACGTATAATTACGTTCTTCAACAATTTCAGCGATTTCCTCTGTGAGGAGGCGATGTGGCAAATTTCAGAGAGCATCAAACCACGTGGTGGTAAAAAAGCACAGTCGCAAAACTAG